One Gordonia mangrovi genomic region harbors:
- the tatB gene encoding Sec-independent protein translocase protein TatB, whose protein sequence is MFSSIGWGEIAVLLAAGLIILGPERLPGAVSWTMKSLRQVRDYATGATDQLKNELGPEFDELRKPLSDLNELRGMTPRAVVTKHLLDGDDSVFNVGLDATTVDRSTTDTPEIKPVSRPLPDPGPAADAPADVAEAATSATPTVRGHRVSDWDAT, encoded by the coding sequence ATGTTCAGCAGCATCGGTTGGGGTGAGATCGCCGTACTGCTCGCTGCCGGTCTGATCATCCTCGGCCCGGAACGACTGCCCGGCGCCGTCTCGTGGACGATGAAGTCGCTGCGGCAGGTACGCGACTATGCGACCGGCGCCACCGATCAGCTCAAGAACGAACTCGGCCCCGAATTCGACGAGTTGCGCAAGCCGCTGTCCGACCTGAACGAACTGCGTGGCATGACCCCGCGGGCCGTGGTCACCAAACATCTGCTCGACGGTGACGACTCGGTGTTCAACGTAGGACTCGACGCGACCACCGTCGACCGCAGCACCACTGACACCCCGGAGATCAAACCTGTCTCGCGGCCGCTCCCGGACCCCGGACCCGCCGCCGACGCACCGGCAGACGTCGCGGAGGCGGCTACATCGGCGACGCCGACGGTCCGAGGTCACCGGGTCAGCGACTGGGACGCCACCTGA
- a CDS encoding Mrp/NBP35 family ATP-binding protein: MTTGVVPTESAVRAALSKVNDPEIGKPITELGMVESVAVNDDASVDIVVLLTTSGCPMRTEISGRVERAVADVPGVGAVRVELDVMDDEQRTELRKKLRGDKAEPVIPFAQPGSLTRVYAVASGKGGVGKSSVTVNLAVALAERGLSVGVLDADIYGHSVPRMLGSDAKPTQVERMIMPPQSHGVRFISIGQFTDGNTPVTWRGPMLHRALQQFLADVYWGDLDVLLLDLPPGTGDVAISIAQLIPGAEILVVTTPQQAAAEVAERAGAIALQTRQKILGVVENMSWMELPDGSRMEPFGSGGGEKVAERLTRAVGAEVELLGQVPLETTLREGGDSGVPVVQSAPESASGAALRAIAEKLAVRRRGLAGMSLGIDTTRHA, encoded by the coding sequence ATGACTACCGGAGTTGTACCCACCGAATCAGCGGTCCGCGCCGCGCTCAGCAAGGTCAATGATCCCGAGATCGGCAAACCCATCACCGAGCTGGGGATGGTCGAGTCCGTCGCTGTCAACGACGATGCGAGTGTCGACATCGTCGTCCTGCTGACCACCTCGGGCTGCCCGATGCGCACCGAGATCAGTGGCCGGGTGGAGCGCGCGGTCGCCGACGTGCCGGGTGTCGGCGCGGTCCGCGTCGAACTCGACGTGATGGACGACGAGCAGCGCACCGAACTGCGCAAGAAGCTGCGCGGCGACAAGGCCGAACCGGTGATCCCGTTCGCTCAGCCCGGCTCGCTGACCCGCGTCTACGCGGTCGCCTCCGGCAAGGGCGGGGTCGGCAAGTCGAGTGTCACGGTCAATCTCGCCGTCGCGCTGGCCGAGCGCGGCCTGAGTGTGGGCGTACTCGACGCCGACATCTACGGGCATTCGGTGCCCCGGATGCTCGGCAGTGACGCCAAGCCGACGCAGGTCGAACGGATGATCATGCCGCCGCAGAGCCATGGGGTGCGGTTCATCTCGATCGGCCAGTTCACCGACGGCAACACCCCGGTGACCTGGCGCGGCCCGATGCTGCACCGCGCTCTGCAGCAGTTCCTCGCCGACGTCTACTGGGGCGACCTCGATGTCTTGCTGCTCGATCTGCCACCCGGTACCGGTGACGTGGCCATCTCGATCGCCCAGCTCATCCCCGGCGCGGAGATCCTGGTGGTGACGACACCGCAACAGGCGGCCGCGGAGGTCGCCGAACGCGCCGGCGCCATCGCCTTGCAGACCCGGCAGAAGATCCTGGGGGTCGTGGAGAACATGTCCTGGATGGAACTGCCCGACGGCTCCCGGATGGAGCCCTTCGGGTCCGGGGGCGGCGAGAAGGTCGCCGAGCGGCTCACCCGGGCAGTGGGCGCAGAGGTCGAGCTCCTGGGTCAGGTGCCCCTGGAGACGACGCTGCGCGAGGGTGGCGATTCCGGCGTCCCGGTGGTGCAGTCGGCACCGGAGTCCGCGTCGGGGGCGGCGTTGCGTGCGATCGCCGAGAAACTGGCGGTCCGGCGGCGGGGTCTGGCCGGTATGAGCCTGGGTATCGACACCACTCGGCACGCCTGA
- a CDS encoding lytic transglycosylase domain-containing protein, whose amino-acid sequence MSPRVFRRARGPRRTHVPRRALAVGAGGVLMGAMLLGAATSSATGGSMSPRPETVVEAAPTMTAEIVPGAPVTLLGFAPPPKTVEPAVAPQFRISAALPSGPLGIPGVVLQAYKLAANRVAAESPQCKLPWFLLAGIGRIESNHASNGSVDEYGTTINPIAGPILDGSLAGNAVIRDTDGGAIDGDTAHDRAMGPMQFIPSTWASWGSDANGDGKSDPNNVFDATYSAGRYLCAGVTDIMAEKNKVSAVLRYNHSMEYVANVLGWAGAYATGVMPTDPIPEPKRKPKKSSSSTSSTPTTSGDSSSAPSTPESTTTPAPTCLGQLCLPPGLIPPEMLPPELRPKTAPKPQPTTPKKPGAAAAPSTTTPAPGAGR is encoded by the coding sequence GTGAGCCCGCGCGTCTTCCGCCGGGCCCGCGGCCCGCGCCGGACCCATGTGCCACGTCGCGCGCTCGCTGTCGGTGCCGGTGGCGTGCTGATGGGGGCGATGCTGCTCGGCGCGGCAACGTCGAGCGCGACGGGCGGTTCGATGTCTCCCCGACCGGAGACAGTTGTCGAAGCAGCGCCCACCATGACCGCCGAGATCGTCCCCGGTGCGCCGGTGACACTGCTCGGTTTCGCCCCACCACCCAAGACGGTCGAACCCGCGGTCGCTCCGCAATTCCGCATCAGCGCCGCACTCCCGAGCGGACCACTCGGCATTCCCGGAGTGGTCCTGCAGGCATACAAGTTGGCCGCCAACCGGGTCGCCGCGGAATCGCCACAGTGCAAACTCCCCTGGTTCCTCCTCGCGGGCATCGGGCGCATCGAGTCGAACCACGCGTCCAATGGTTCCGTCGACGAGTACGGCACCACGATCAACCCGATCGCCGGGCCCATCCTGGACGGGTCGCTGGCCGGGAATGCGGTCATCCGCGACACCGACGGCGGCGCCATCGACGGCGATACGGCACACGACCGCGCGATGGGACCGATGCAGTTCATCCCCAGCACCTGGGCGAGTTGGGGCTCCGACGCCAACGGCGACGGCAAGTCGGACCCGAACAACGTCTTCGACGCCACGTATTCGGCCGGCCGCTATCTGTGCGCCGGCGTCACCGACATCATGGCCGAGAAGAACAAGGTATCGGCGGTGCTGCGCTACAACCATTCGATGGAGTACGTGGCCAACGTGCTGGGCTGGGCGGGCGCATACGCGACGGGCGTGATGCCGACCGACCCGATCCCCGAACCCAAGCGCAAGCCGAAGAAGTCGTCGTCGAGCACGTCGTCGACACCGACGACCTCGGGGGACAGTTCGTCGGCGCCCTCGACCCCCGAATCCACCACCACTCCGGCGCCTACCTGCCTCGGCCAGTTGTGCCTGCCGCCGGGTCTGATACCGCCGGAAATGCTGCCGCCGGAACTCCGCCCGAAGACCGCCCCGAAGCCGCAGCCCACCACGCCGAAGAAGCCCGGCGCCGCGGCCGCCCCGAGCACCACGACGCCGGCCCCGGGCGCGGGACGATGA
- a CDS encoding DUF1003 domain-containing protein, with amino-acid sequence MDSDVVGIHAERIARFLGTGRYLAIQTVIVIVWIALNLVAVSWRWDPYPFILLNLAFSTQAAYAAPLILLAQNRQENRDKVALDEDRMRAAQTKADTEFLARELAAVRLAVGDTVTRDYLRRELDDLLTELTERLGPSADDDSDRSERPGDERDDARR; translated from the coding sequence ATGGACTCCGACGTGGTCGGCATTCACGCCGAACGCATCGCGCGGTTCCTCGGCACCGGGCGCTATCTGGCGATCCAGACCGTGATCGTGATCGTGTGGATCGCACTCAATCTGGTAGCGGTGTCCTGGCGCTGGGATCCGTATCCGTTCATCCTGCTCAATCTGGCGTTCTCCACCCAGGCGGCCTATGCGGCGCCATTGATCCTGCTCGCGCAGAATCGCCAGGAGAACCGCGACAAGGTAGCCCTCGACGAGGACCGCATGCGCGCGGCGCAGACCAAGGCCGACACCGAATTTCTCGCACGCGAACTCGCCGCGGTACGTCTCGCGGTCGGCGACACCGTCACGCGCGACTACCTGCGCCGCGAACTCGACGACCTGTTGACCGAACTCACCGAACGGCTCGGCCCGTCAGCCGACGATGACAGCGACCGATCCGAGCGCCCAGGTGACGAGCGGGACGACGCTCGGCGGTAA
- a CDS encoding magnesium transporter MgtE N-terminal domain-containing protein — protein sequence MAVVSKVYVARLAGLAVLGPDGESIGRVRDVVVAVRLTGQQPRALGLAVELTTRRRIFVPMLRVTTIEPQAVTLNTGTVSLRRLHLRPGEALAIGQILDSRVRIDDPDLADLAGVDVTVVDLGIERTRTRDWVISRVAVRTGRRGLRRRGETHVVDWTHVHGLTPTDLNLPGQGVAQALQQFEGMRAADVANALRELPAKRRDEIATALDDERLADVLQELPPDDQTDVLKKLAPERAADVLEAMDPDDAADLLGELPDAEAESLLERMDPEDSEPVRRLLSHSPDTAGGLMTPEPIIVTASTTVAEALARVRDPDVTPAAASLVFVVRPPTATPTGKYLGCAHLQALLREPPAHLVGGIVDTDLSRLHPEDSLEAVTRYFATYNMVCGPVVDDQGHLVGAVSVDDLLDEILPRDWRESDSDDTGPIPRITGADIAGAGA from the coding sequence ATGGCGGTGGTGAGCAAGGTGTACGTGGCCAGGTTGGCCGGATTGGCCGTGCTCGGACCGGACGGCGAGTCGATCGGTCGCGTGCGTGACGTCGTGGTTGCGGTCCGCCTCACCGGGCAGCAGCCCCGCGCGCTCGGCCTGGCGGTGGAGCTCACCACCCGCCGGCGGATCTTTGTGCCCATGCTGCGGGTCACGACCATCGAGCCCCAGGCGGTCACCCTCAACACCGGTACGGTCAGCCTGCGTCGGCTCCACCTGCGACCGGGTGAAGCGTTGGCGATCGGGCAGATTCTGGATTCCCGTGTCCGCATCGACGATCCGGACCTAGCGGACCTCGCCGGCGTCGACGTGACCGTGGTCGACCTGGGGATCGAACGCACCCGCACCCGGGACTGGGTGATCTCGCGGGTAGCGGTCCGCACCGGACGCCGCGGCCTTCGGCGGCGCGGGGAGACCCACGTGGTGGACTGGACCCACGTACACGGCCTCACCCCGACCGACCTCAACCTGCCCGGCCAGGGGGTCGCCCAGGCACTCCAGCAGTTCGAGGGTATGCGGGCCGCCGACGTGGCCAACGCACTGCGCGAGCTTCCCGCCAAACGCCGCGACGAGATCGCCACCGCGCTCGACGACGAACGACTCGCCGACGTGCTCCAGGAACTCCCACCCGACGACCAGACCGACGTGCTGAAGAAACTCGCACCGGAACGCGCTGCCGACGTACTCGAGGCCATGGACCCCGACGACGCCGCCGACCTCCTCGGCGAGCTACCCGACGCGGAGGCCGAATCCCTGCTCGAGCGCATGGACCCGGAGGACTCCGAACCCGTCCGTCGACTCCTGTCGCACTCACCCGATACCGCCGGCGGACTGATGACCCCCGAGCCGATCATCGTCACCGCGTCCACGACCGTCGCCGAAGCACTTGCCCGCGTGCGTGATCCGGACGTCACACCCGCTGCGGCAAGCCTGGTGTTCGTGGTCCGTCCACCGACGGCCACCCCGACCGGCAAATATCTCGGCTGCGCACACCTGCAGGCGCTGCTGCGCGAGCCGCCCGCCCATCTGGTCGGCGGAATCGTCGACACCGATCTCTCCCGACTGCACCCCGAGGACTCGCTGGAAGCGGTGACCCGGTACTTCGCGACCTACAACATGGTGTGCGGACCCGTCGTCGACGACCAGGGCCATCTGGTGGGCGCCGTCAGCGTCGACGACCTGCTCGACGAGATCCTGCCCCGCGACTGGCGCGAATCCGACTCCGATGACACCGGTCCCATCCCCCGGATCACCGGCGCCGACATCGCAGGAGCCGGTGCGTGA
- a CDS encoding general stress protein, whose product MTNPLRPGRETPGLPTPPTGWPIGSYGTYAEAQRAVDHLSDQNFTVQDVTIVGVDLMQVERVIGRLTWGKVIGGGIVSGAWLGLFFGLLVSLVVTGAGFAPIVFGLVGGIIFGVISTTIPYAATRGQRDFASTMQLVAGRYDVLCDPRTAEKARDMLSRLSN is encoded by the coding sequence ATGACGAACCCGTTGCGCCCCGGCCGCGAGACGCCGGGCCTCCCGACGCCGCCGACGGGATGGCCCATCGGATCCTATGGCACCTACGCCGAGGCGCAGCGCGCCGTCGATCACCTCTCCGACCAGAACTTCACGGTGCAGGATGTGACGATCGTCGGCGTGGATCTGATGCAGGTGGAGCGCGTCATCGGCCGGTTGACCTGGGGTAAGGTGATCGGCGGCGGCATCGTGTCCGGCGCCTGGCTGGGCCTGTTCTTCGGTCTGCTCGTCTCGCTGGTGGTGACCGGCGCGGGCTTTGCGCCCATCGTGTTCGGCCTGGTCGGCGGCATCATCTTCGGCGTGATCTCGACGACGATCCCGTATGCCGCGACCCGGGGTCAGCGTGACTTCGCGTCCACCATGCAGCTCGTCGCGGGGCGCTACGACGTGCTCTGCGATCCACGCACCGCCGAGAAGGCGCGGGACATGCTCAGTCGGCTGTCCAACTAG
- a CDS encoding extracellular solute-binding protein has product MVAAAALATALPIVTACGSGYTPRVINIYPPADGAAFIDRVGQQCSAESDGAYTIVTTPLPKSADDQRLQLARRLAGNDHGLDLMGMDVVWTAEFADAGWMVPVPDDLAAEVERDTLGGPLETAMWKTDDDAEKRLYGIPTWTNTQLLWYRPDILREYLNKTRPPTTWDEMLADTQEVLAQGGPSYIMVQGRQYEGLMVWFNSVLASAGGAVVDPDDPSKQTLNDTPEHREATLRALQTLKAVATAPGHDPSLTNSDESAARLGMESGNALYQVNWPFVFSSMRSNAAAGDVPYFPEMTEFGPMFADPDNPPADSELAPVNRVVRTKFNFAPYPGVSPDMQTKTTLGGINIAVASTSQQQDLAFEAAACLTNRDAQRVYSIEGGTPPTIASIYDDPDFQAAYPMGNDIRDQLGDETAALRPASPDYQAISTLVTATLSPVGAWDPETMVDELADQVQRAIDGEGLIP; this is encoded by the coding sequence GTGGTGGCTGCGGCTGCCCTGGCGACCGCGTTGCCCATCGTCACCGCCTGCGGATCGGGCTATACGCCGCGGGTGATCAACATCTATCCACCGGCCGACGGCGCCGCGTTCATCGACCGGGTCGGGCAGCAGTGCTCGGCAGAATCCGACGGCGCGTACACGATCGTCACCACGCCGTTGCCCAAATCGGCCGACGACCAGCGCTTGCAATTGGCGCGGCGGCTCGCCGGCAACGACCACGGTCTGGACCTGATGGGCATGGACGTCGTATGGACGGCCGAGTTCGCCGACGCGGGCTGGATGGTCCCGGTGCCCGACGATCTCGCGGCCGAGGTCGAACGCGACACCCTGGGCGGACCGCTCGAGACCGCGATGTGGAAGACCGACGACGACGCCGAGAAGCGGCTCTACGGCATCCCCACCTGGACCAACACCCAGTTGCTCTGGTATCGCCCGGACATCTTGCGCGAGTACCTGAACAAGACCCGTCCGCCGACCACATGGGACGAGATGCTGGCCGACACCCAGGAGGTGCTGGCGCAGGGCGGACCGAGCTACATCATGGTCCAGGGCCGCCAGTACGAGGGCCTGATGGTGTGGTTCAACTCGGTGCTCGCCAGTGCCGGTGGTGCAGTGGTGGATCCCGACGATCCGAGCAAGCAGACGCTCAACGACACCCCGGAGCACCGGGAGGCCACGCTGCGGGCCCTGCAGACGTTGAAGGCGGTGGCGACCGCGCCGGGCCACGATCCGTCGCTGACCAACTCCGACGAGTCGGCGGCGCGTCTCGGCATGGAGAGCGGCAACGCCCTCTACCAGGTCAACTGGCCATTCGTGTTCTCCTCCATGCGCAGCAACGCGGCTGCCGGCGATGTGCCGTACTTCCCGGAGATGACCGAGTTCGGCCCGATGTTCGCCGATCCGGACAATCCGCCGGCGGACAGCGAGTTGGCCCCGGTCAATCGGGTCGTGCGGACGAAGTTCAACTTCGCGCCCTATCCCGGTGTCAGTCCCGACATGCAGACCAAGACGACCCTCGGCGGTATCAACATCGCGGTGGCGAGTACGTCGCAGCAGCAGGATCTGGCCTTCGAGGCCGCGGCCTGCCTGACCAATCGCGATGCGCAGCGGGTGTATTCGATCGAGGGCGGTACGCCACCGACGATTGCGTCCATCTACGACGACCCGGATTTCCAGGCGGCGTACCCGATGGGCAACGACATCCGTGACCAACTCGGGGACGAGACCGCGGCGCTGCGGCCGGCATCGCCGGACTACCAGGCGATCTCGACTCTGGTCACCGCGACATTGAGTCCGGTCGGGGCGTGGGACCCCGAGACGATGGTCGACGAACTCGCCGACCAGGTCCAGCGCGCGATCGACGGGGAGGGGCTGATCCCATGA
- a CDS encoding carbohydrate ABC transporter permease codes for MTTGDNDDPRTRPGRHSMPDDGATPREPSVRPPEVTHRPGGDARSSGAWVPPESGAAAGKAPEFPAAASTAPPGAVATATRAPAQPSRSKNAISEGKSAERRLAFWLVAPAALMMLLVTGYPIAYAFWLSLNKMSLSAPGQREFVWFSNYATVLSSEYWWISFFVTLGITIVSVAIELVLGMAIALVMHRTLFGRGTIRTVVLIPYGIVTVAAAFSWYYAWTPETGYLANLLPDGSAPLTEQWPSLAIIVLAEVWKTTPFMALLLLAGLALVPDDLLKAAQVDGAGAWTRLWRIIIPLMKPAILVALLFRTLDAFRIFDNIYVLTRGSNNTYSVSMLGYDNLFKAFNLGIGSAISILIFLCVAIIAFIFVKGFGTAAPGSETEGR; via the coding sequence ATGACCACGGGAGACAACGACGATCCACGGACCCGTCCGGGCCGTCACTCGATGCCCGACGACGGCGCGACCCCTCGGGAACCGTCGGTCCGACCACCCGAGGTGACCCACCGTCCGGGCGGTGACGCCCGATCGTCCGGAGCCTGGGTCCCGCCGGAATCCGGCGCGGCGGCAGGCAAAGCGCCCGAGTTCCCCGCGGCTGCGTCCACGGCCCCGCCGGGTGCGGTCGCGACCGCGACGCGTGCCCCGGCGCAACCGTCGAGAAGCAAGAACGCGATCAGCGAAGGCAAATCCGCAGAACGCCGACTGGCGTTCTGGTTGGTGGCTCCCGCCGCGCTGATGATGTTGCTGGTGACCGGATACCCGATCGCCTACGCATTCTGGTTGTCGCTGAACAAGATGAGCCTGTCGGCTCCGGGCCAACGAGAGTTCGTGTGGTTCAGCAACTACGCGACGGTGCTCAGCTCGGAATACTGGTGGATATCGTTCTTCGTGACGCTGGGCATCACGATCGTGTCGGTGGCCATCGAACTGGTACTCGGTATGGCGATCGCACTTGTCATGCACCGCACCCTTTTCGGCCGCGGCACGATTCGTACCGTGGTCCTGATCCCGTACGGGATCGTCACGGTCGCGGCGGCTTTCTCGTGGTACTACGCGTGGACCCCGGAGACCGGCTACCTCGCCAACCTGTTGCCCGACGGCAGTGCGCCGCTGACCGAACAATGGCCGTCGCTGGCCATCATCGTGCTGGCCGAGGTGTGGAAGACCACCCCGTTCATGGCGCTGCTGCTGCTGGCCGGTCTGGCGCTGGTACCCGATGACCTGCTCAAGGCAGCCCAGGTCGACGGAGCCGGAGCCTGGACCCGCCTGTGGCGCATCATCATCCCGTTGATGAAGCCGGCCATCCTGGTGGCCCTGCTGTTCCGCACACTCGATGCGTTCCGGATCTTTGACAACATCTACGTGCTGACGCGAGGGTCCAACAACACATACTCGGTCTCGATGTTGGGCTATGACAACTTGTTCAAGGCGTTCAACCTCGGCATAGGCTCGGCGATCAGCATCCTGATCTTCCTCTGCGTCGCCATCATCGCGTTCATCTTCGTCAAGGGCTTCGGCACCGCCGCGCCCGGCTCCGAGACCGAGGGGAGGTAG
- a CDS encoding carbohydrate ABC transporter permease, giving the protein MSQTVSKRVWWTIANVLVVLYAVIPLLWIISLSFKPPGSIKDGNFIPQQWTWENYQGIFETSAVTSALRNSIGIGLITTLIAVILGTMAAYAVARLDFPGKRLLIGAALLIAMFPQISLVTPLFNIERSIGLFDTWPGLILPYITFALPLAIYTLSAFFREIPWELEKAAKMDGATPFQAFRKVIAPLAAPGVVTAAILVFIFAWNDLLLALSLTSTERAITAPVAIANFTGDSQFEEPTGSIAAAAVVITIPIIIFVLFFQRRIVAGLTSGAVKG; this is encoded by the coding sequence ATGTCACAGACTGTGTCGAAACGGGTCTGGTGGACCATCGCGAACGTGCTGGTGGTGTTGTACGCCGTCATTCCATTGCTGTGGATCATCAGCCTGTCGTTCAAGCCGCCGGGCAGCATCAAGGACGGCAATTTCATCCCGCAGCAGTGGACCTGGGAGAACTACCAGGGGATCTTCGAGACGAGCGCGGTCACCAGCGCGCTGCGCAACTCCATCGGCATCGGCCTGATCACCACGCTGATCGCCGTGATCCTCGGGACCATGGCCGCCTATGCCGTGGCACGTCTGGATTTCCCGGGTAAGCGACTGCTGATCGGCGCCGCGTTGCTGATCGCGATGTTCCCACAGATCTCGCTGGTCACCCCACTGTTCAACATCGAGCGCAGCATCGGCCTGTTCGACACCTGGCCCGGCCTGATCCTGCCCTACATCACCTTCGCGCTCCCGCTGGCGATCTACACGCTGTCGGCCTTCTTCCGGGAGATCCCCTGGGAGCTGGAGAAGGCGGCGAAGATGGACGGTGCCACTCCATTTCAGGCGTTCCGTAAGGTGATCGCACCGTTGGCCGCCCCAGGCGTGGTCACCGCCGCCATCCTGGTGTTCATCTTCGCCTGGAACGACCTGCTGCTGGCGCTGTCGCTGACGTCGACCGAGCGTGCGATCACCGCACCGGTCGCGATCGCGAACTTCACCGGTGACTCACAGTTCGAGGAACCGACCGGATCGATCGCCGCGGCGGCGGTGGTCATCACGATCCCGATCATCATCTTCGTCCTGTTCTTCCAACGTCGAATCGTGGCCGGCCTGACCTCCGGCGCCGTGAAGGGATAA
- a CDS encoding ABC transporter ATP-binding protein, which translates to MAEITLDKVTKQYPDGSTAVHGVDIDIADGEFIILVGPSGCGKSTTLNMIAGLEDITSGELRIGGERVNERAPKDRDIAMVFQSYALYPHMSVRENIAFPLTLAKMNKSEIAAKVDEAAKILDLGPYLDRKPANLSGGQRQRVAMGRAIVRSPKVFLMDEPLSNLDAKLRVQMRTEIARLQNRLNTTTIYVTHDQTEAMTLGDRVVVLRGGHVQQIGTPQELYNEPANLFVAGFIGSPAMNFLPGRLGSDGIETPIGSITVPDHQQVVANAQRAQSNGEVLIGIRPEHLEDAALVETSAREHGATFTAAVDVIENMGSDNYVYFSVDTPHATSDALSELSADAGGVDIGGGQMIARVSPESSITRGSNAELYYDTSRVAVFDQSSGANLRLA; encoded by the coding sequence ATGGCCGAGATCACCCTGGACAAGGTAACCAAGCAGTATCCCGACGGGTCGACGGCGGTCCACGGGGTCGACATCGACATCGCCGACGGCGAGTTCATCATCCTGGTCGGACCCTCCGGGTGTGGAAAGTCGACCACGCTCAACATGATCGCCGGGCTCGAGGACATCACCTCCGGAGAGCTGCGGATCGGCGGGGAGCGGGTCAACGAGCGCGCTCCCAAGGACCGCGACATCGCCATGGTGTTCCAGAGCTATGCGCTCTACCCCCACATGTCGGTGCGGGAGAACATCGCCTTCCCGCTCACCCTGGCCAAGATGAACAAGTCCGAGATCGCCGCCAAGGTCGACGAGGCCGCCAAGATCCTCGACCTCGGTCCCTACCTCGATCGCAAGCCGGCCAACCTCTCCGGCGGCCAGCGCCAGCGGGTGGCGATGGGACGTGCGATCGTCCGCTCGCCCAAGGTGTTCCTGATGGACGAGCCGTTGTCGAACCTCGACGCCAAGCTGCGCGTGCAGATGCGCACCGAGATCGCCCGCCTGCAGAACCGGCTGAACACCACCACGATCTACGTGACCCACGATCAGACCGAGGCGATGACCCTCGGCGACCGGGTGGTGGTGCTGCGCGGTGGGCACGTGCAGCAGATCGGCACGCCCCAGGAGTTGTACAACGAACCGGCGAATCTGTTCGTCGCCGGATTCATCGGTTCGCCCGCGATGAACTTCCTGCCCGGACGGCTCGGCTCCGACGGGATCGAGACGCCGATCGGGTCGATCACCGTTCCCGATCATCAGCAGGTCGTCGCCAATGCCCAACGCGCGCAGAGCAACGGCGAGGTACTCATCGGTATCCGTCCCGAACACCTCGAGGACGCCGCTCTCGTGGAGACCTCGGCCCGCGAACACGGAGCGACGTTCACCGCAGCAGTCGACGTGATCGAGAACATGGGCTCGGACAACTACGTCTACTTCTCGGTGGATACGCCCCACGCCACGAGTGACGCGCTCAGCGAGTTGTCCGCGGACGCGGGCGGCGTGGACATCGGCGGCGGACAGATGATCGCGCGCGTGTCGCCGGAATCGTCGATCACTCGGGGCAGCAATGCCGAACTCTATTACGACACATCACGTGTCGCGGTGTTCGACCAGTCGTCGGGAGCCAATCTGCGTCTCGCATGA
- a CDS encoding chromosome partitioning protein ParB, translating to MARDTGFPDADAENDFTRMRRQAEMSRLLGWFTRQPADVNTVLPFDEVVAALGRVGETSLGLQQVEVNTIVGSVDRTRDFDRYFRPTSSRIRERWQRLAAAQRRGESVPPVQLYRVGSMHFVLDGHHRVSIAIARHFRTIDAYVTEIHTRISPDGINVTSDLLLKDHRRLFLSRVPLPLAQADAIRLADPFDYAELAENVEAWGFRLSQELGEYLSRADVARRWFGEEFLPVVRMARRAEIRTDLTSDAELYMWLSCERYRLVRKHIWDDEIIRRLHDQGHRRRR from the coding sequence ATGGCTCGTGACACGGGGTTCCCGGACGCCGACGCCGAGAACGACTTCACCCGGATGCGCAGGCAGGCCGAGATGTCGCGGCTGCTGGGGTGGTTCACCCGGCAGCCGGCCGATGTCAATACCGTTCTGCCGTTCGACGAGGTCGTCGCCGCACTCGGCCGCGTGGGTGAGACATCGCTCGGTCTCCAGCAGGTCGAGGTGAATACGATCGTCGGAAGCGTGGACCGCACCCGGGATTTCGATCGCTATTTCCGTCCGACCTCCTCTCGGATACGAGAGCGGTGGCAGCGCCTGGCCGCTGCGCAGCGGCGCGGCGAGTCGGTGCCGCCGGTGCAGCTGTATCGGGTGGGCTCGATGCATTTCGTCCTGGACGGTCACCACCGGGTGTCCATCGCGATCGCACGACACTTCCGCACCATCGATGCCTACGTGACCGAGATCCACACCCGCATCTCGCCGGACGGCATCAATGTCACCTCCGACCTGCTGCTCAAGGATCATCGGCGGCTGTTCCTGTCGCGGGTGCCACTGCCACTGGCGCAGGCGGACGCGATCCGGCTGGCTGACCCGTTCGACTACGCAGAACTCGCGGAGAACGTGGAGGCGTGGGGTTTTCGCCTCAGCCAGGAACTCGGCGAGTACCTCAGCCGGGCCGATGTGGCACGCCGGTGGTTCGGCGAGGAGTTCCTTCCGGTGGTGCGCATGGCGCGGCGCGCCGAGATCCGTACCGACCTCACCAGCGACGCCGAACTCTACATGTGGCTCTCCTGCGAACGATATCGCTTGGTGCGCAAGCACATCTGGGATGATGAGATCATTCGCAGACTGCACGATCAGGGGCATCGACGCCGACGGTGA